Proteins encoded together in one Streptomyces sp. NA04227 window:
- a CDS encoding NUDIX domain-containing protein, protein MPVSEDRTITPVPHSHCSGCGAAFGHGKPGWPRTCGRCGTTAYGNPLPVAVALQPAYDTRGTGLVVITRAIAPARGATALPGGYVDHREDWRSAVVRELREETGIDAAARDVRLADVMSGAEGHLLVFGLLPPRPAGQFAHWGPTEETEGSALLRRPRELAFPLHTLAARAWFEGRYG, encoded by the coding sequence GTGCCCGTATCCGAGGACCGAACCATCACCCCCGTCCCCCACTCGCACTGCTCCGGCTGCGGAGCGGCGTTCGGGCACGGGAAACCAGGCTGGCCGCGCACCTGCGGCCGGTGCGGAACCACCGCCTACGGCAATCCGCTGCCGGTCGCCGTGGCACTCCAGCCCGCGTACGACACCCGGGGCACGGGCCTGGTCGTGATCACCCGGGCCATCGCTCCCGCCCGCGGCGCGACGGCCCTGCCGGGCGGATACGTGGACCATCGCGAGGACTGGCGTTCGGCCGTGGTGCGCGAACTGCGCGAGGAGACGGGCATCGACGCCGCCGCCCGTGACGTGCGGCTCGCCGACGTGATGAGCGGCGCCGAGGGGCATCTCCTCGTCTTCGGGCTGCTGCCGCCCCGGCCCGCCGGGCAGTTCGCCCACTGGGGTCCGACCGAGGAGACCGAGGGCAGCGCACTGCTGCGCCGCCCGCGCGAACTCGCCTTCCCGCTGCACACCCTCGCCGCCCGTGCCTGGTTCGAGGGTCGCTACGGGTGA
- a CDS encoding M15 family metallopeptidase has translation MTRIPAFRRLFPGSGRPRVATARPVRSGALSRVLALTACLLLAPGLLAPAAVARPEPKAPPGFVALADVDPTILQEMRYLGPHNFVGVPVDGYRRPMCVLTRPAAEALHRAQRSLLRQGYSLKVYDCYRPQRAVDHFVRWAEDLADERMKAEFYPRVDKSRLFADGYIAAKSGHSRGSTLDVTLVRLPALPTRPYVPGEPLAPCYGPKEERFPDNSVDMGTGFDCFDTLAHTDDPRVTGPQRAHRDLLRSTLGAEGFVNLPEEWWHFTFKPEPFPDTYFDFPVARRALTGR, from the coding sequence ATGACGCGAATTCCCGCCTTCCGCAGGCTCTTTCCGGGCTCCGGCCGCCCCCGGGTCGCGACGGCTCGTCCCGTCCGCAGCGGGGCCCTGTCCCGCGTACTGGCCCTGACCGCCTGCCTGTTGCTCGCCCCGGGCCTGCTCGCGCCCGCCGCAGTGGCGCGGCCGGAGCCGAAGGCGCCACCGGGTTTCGTGGCGCTGGCCGACGTCGATCCGACGATCCTTCAGGAGATGCGCTACCTCGGCCCGCACAACTTCGTGGGCGTGCCGGTGGACGGCTACCGGCGGCCGATGTGCGTACTGACCCGCCCGGCCGCCGAGGCTCTCCACCGCGCGCAACGGTCCCTGCTGCGCCAGGGCTACTCGCTGAAGGTCTACGACTGCTACCGCCCGCAGCGCGCCGTCGACCACTTCGTCCGCTGGGCCGAGGATCTGGCGGACGAGCGGATGAAGGCCGAGTTCTATCCGCGCGTCGACAAGTCCCGCCTGTTCGCGGACGGTTACATCGCCGCGAAGTCCGGCCACAGCCGCGGTTCCACGCTGGACGTGACCCTGGTCCGGCTGCCCGCGCTGCCCACCCGCCCGTATGTGCCCGGTGAGCCGCTCGCGCCCTGCTACGGGCCCAAGGAGGAGCGGTTCCCCGACAACTCCGTGGACATGGGCACCGGATTCGACTGCTTCGACACCCTCGCGCACACGGACGACCCGCGGGTCACCGGCCCCCAGCGCGCCCACCGCGACCTGCTGCGGAGCACTCTGGGCGCCGAGGGCTTCGTGAACCTCCCGGAGGAGTGGTGGCACTTCACCTTCAAGCCGGAGCCGTTCCCCGACACGTACTTCGACTTCCCGGTGGCACGGCGCGCGCTCACCGGGCGCTGA